One region of Baekduia soli genomic DNA includes:
- a CDS encoding alpha/beta hydrolase family protein yields MSSAIVEIAAAGKLTGVKTTGRWIGDADRPVLGWLTTPVDGLATAGVLVVPDVGAQYWSAHWTLRALAERLAGEGRTVLRLDYDGTGDAAGDQRDQGRLNAWRASAAAGACELRALGCTRLTVVGVRLGAMLALLDGADLRADEVVAWAPEPSGRRYVRALRLLGEPVPGEESLTSGGVLFSAETLEALGTLDLARIARAPALRALVIGDVGRRAVARLSDLGVELDVVGADDSQVALDRSPEDAQVAVSVVEAIAGWVAPPEPAAPLPEPPARPIARLTWQGRRVSEEIVSVHGLAGVLTEPVNPRADACTVVFLNAGSSSHVGPARAWVEYARSLAAAGHRALRVDWRGWGESPDEGYAPGRPYDPHTHTETIALVGALQALGHERVVLCGLCGSAWMALRVAREAQVAGVLAINPQLYWRWGDPVLSQTDTGIERTDQRLREERGRRLRLWTALDLVGHRPPAGRLLDELAQAHVPILLLFAEGDDGLGFLRNRLARRVATLRRTGFVHVEEIAGIDHGMHRAWLRPQMARAMLTHLDRIG; encoded by the coding sequence GTGTCGTCCGCCATCGTTGAGATCGCCGCCGCCGGTAAGCTGACCGGGGTCAAGACAACCGGCCGGTGGATCGGTGATGCCGACCGGCCTGTGCTCGGCTGGCTGACCACCCCGGTCGATGGGCTTGCCACCGCAGGTGTGTTGGTCGTGCCCGATGTCGGCGCGCAGTACTGGAGTGCGCACTGGACGTTGCGTGCGCTGGCCGAGCGTCTTGCCGGCGAGGGCCGCACCGTCTTGCGCCTGGACTATGACGGCACCGGTGATGCCGCGGGCGATCAGCGCGACCAGGGACGGCTGAACGCGTGGCGGGCGAGCGCTGCCGCCGGCGCCTGCGAGCTACGTGCGCTCGGTTGCACGCGGCTGACGGTCGTCGGCGTCCGCTTGGGCGCGATGCTGGCGCTGCTCGATGGCGCCGACCTTCGCGCGGACGAGGTCGTGGCCTGGGCGCCGGAGCCCTCCGGGCGGCGTTATGTACGCGCCCTGCGCCTGCTCGGCGAGCCCGTGCCCGGCGAGGAGTCGCTGACCAGCGGCGGCGTCCTGTTCTCCGCTGAGACGCTCGAGGCGCTCGGGACGCTCGACCTCGCCCGGATCGCTCGGGCGCCGGCGCTCCGAGCGCTGGTCATCGGCGACGTCGGGCGTCGAGCTGTCGCACGCCTGTCTGACCTGGGCGTTGAGCTTGACGTCGTAGGAGCCGACGACTCGCAGGTCGCATTGGACCGCTCGCCCGAGGATGCGCAGGTCGCCGTGTCAGTCGTCGAGGCGATCGCCGGCTGGGTCGCGCCGCCGGAGCCGGCCGCGCCGCTGCCGGAACCGCCGGCGCGCCCGATCGCGCGCTTGACGTGGCAGGGGCGCCGTGTGTCGGAGGAGATTGTGTCGGTGCACGGCCTCGCCGGCGTGCTCACCGAGCCCGTGAACCCGCGCGCCGACGCATGCACGGTCGTGTTCCTGAACGCCGGGTCCTCCTCGCATGTGGGGCCGGCGCGCGCGTGGGTCGAGTATGCGCGGTCGCTGGCGGCGGCCGGGCACCGAGCGCTGCGCGTCGACTGGCGCGGCTGGGGCGAGAGCCCTGACGAGGGTTATGCGCCTGGCCGGCCCTACGATCCACACACGCACACCGAGACGATCGCGCTCGTCGGTGCGCTGCAGGCCCTCGGCCACGAGCGCGTCGTGCTCTGCGGGCTGTGCGGGTCGGCGTGGATGGCGCTGCGCGTCGCGCGCGAGGCGCAGGTCGCGGGGGTGCTGGCCATCAACCCGCAGCTGTACTGGCGCTGGGGTGACCCGGTGCTCTCGCAGACGGACACGGGGATCGAGCGCACCGACCAACGCCTGCGCGAGGAGCGCGGCCGCCGGCTGCGATTGTGGACGGCGCTGGACCTCGTCGGGCATCGACCGCCCGCGGGGCGCTTGCTCGACGAGCTGGCACAGGCACACGTGCCGATCCTGTTGCTGTTCGCCGAAGGCGACGACGGCTTGGGCTTCCTGCGCAACCGCCTGGCCCGCCGAGTCGCCACGCTGCGCCGCACAGGGTTCGTGCATGTCGAGGAGATCGCCGGGATCGACCACGGCATGCACCGTGCGTGGCTACGGCCGCAGATGGCGCGCGCGATGCTCACCCACCTGGATCGGATCGGCTGA
- a CDS encoding GNAT family N-acetyltransferase, which yields MLEDLSRLRSLHGATAVLWGGDSARVEEERWVALGIGRHIDFNIVLLHGRAGGQAIPQALADVAAAGVPAIVMVTAAVLADVQQLVEASWVCIGAMPLMALDLHRLPAPDEAGLPVRRLAPDEVAAAQGLVQEAFGYDREAARTALPETAADAPGRAVWGVFDDDGTLLSSAGTMVVEDVVAVWSMATAKAHRRRGHAARLLRGALAGARDEGARSCLLTASAVGVPFYRALGFTELESWQQWSRPRWVLGRV from the coding sequence GTGCTCGAGGACCTTTCGCGGCTGCGCTCGCTGCACGGCGCCACGGCTGTCCTGTGGGGCGGCGACAGCGCACGCGTCGAGGAGGAGCGCTGGGTCGCGCTGGGCATCGGGCGACACATCGACTTCAACATCGTCCTGCTCCACGGCCGCGCGGGCGGGCAGGCGATTCCACAGGCGCTGGCCGATGTCGCCGCCGCGGGCGTGCCGGCGATCGTCATGGTCACCGCTGCCGTGCTGGCCGACGTTCAGCAGCTCGTCGAGGCATCGTGGGTCTGCATCGGCGCCATGCCGCTCATGGCCCTCGACCTCCACAGACTGCCCGCGCCAGACGAGGCCGGCCTGCCCGTCCGGCGGCTGGCACCCGACGAGGTCGCCGCGGCACAGGGCCTCGTGCAGGAGGCCTTCGGCTATGACCGTGAGGCGGCGCGGACAGCCCTGCCCGAGACGGCCGCCGACGCCCCAGGACGCGCGGTGTGGGGGGTGTTCGACGACGACGGGACGCTGCTGAGCAGCGCGGGGACGATGGTCGTCGAGGACGTCGTGGCGGTCTGGTCGATGGCCACCGCAAAGGCGCACCGGCGCAGGGGCCACGCGGCCCGGCTGCTGCGCGGCGCGCTGGCGGGGGCCCGCGACGAAGGCGCCCGGTCCTGCCTGCTGACCGCGTCGGCCGTCGGGGTGCCGTTCTACCGCGCGCTCGGTTTCACCGAGCTCGAGAGCTGGCAGCAGTGGTCGCGGCCGCGGTGGGTCCTCGGACGTGTATGA
- a CDS encoding SDR family oxidoreductase → MPDRVAFVSNVRQFAGPGTSAALLADGFLVVCHDRAFADPERRAHFAAQHPDLDVLADQEPDAAVASAIAKHGRLDVVVTNDLIFSSMYGEPPEPAEPGEAVFRPTALEDASVEEFRATLEALTVRPFAVCRAALPTLKAQGGGIIIFITAGMHNRANPQLQMGSAARTAATNLAQSLAVDAGPRGVQVFAIGPAWFQNPTYFPDVHREQFMPIVERDVPLRRLGTQEEMGALVSFLASGRAAPLTGSFLPFVGGLMVGT, encoded by the coding sequence ATGCCCGACCGCGTCGCGTTCGTCTCCAACGTGCGTCAGTTCGCCGGGCCGGGGACGTCGGCGGCACTCCTCGCAGACGGGTTTCTCGTCGTTTGCCATGATCGGGCGTTCGCCGACCCTGAGCGGCGCGCCCACTTCGCCGCCCAGCACCCCGACCTCGACGTCTTGGCCGACCAGGAGCCAGACGCGGCTGTCGCGTCGGCGATCGCCAAGCACGGCCGACTGGACGTCGTCGTCACCAACGACCTCATCTTCAGCAGCATGTACGGGGAGCCGCCCGAACCGGCGGAGCCCGGTGAGGCGGTGTTCCGGCCCACCGCACTTGAGGACGCGAGCGTCGAGGAGTTCCGGGCGACGCTGGAGGCGCTGACCGTCCGGCCTTTCGCGGTCTGCCGCGCGGCACTGCCGACGTTGAAGGCACAGGGCGGCGGCATCATCATCTTCATCACGGCGGGCATGCACAACCGCGCCAACCCCCAGCTGCAGATGGGAAGCGCAGCGCGCACCGCAGCGACCAACCTCGCCCAGTCTCTGGCGGTCGACGCCGGGCCCCGCGGCGTGCAGGTGTTCGCGATCGGCCCGGCGTGGTTTCAGAACCCCACGTACTTTCCCGACGTCCATCGGGAGCAGTTCATGCCGATCGTCGAACGCGACGTGCCCTTGCGCCGGCTCGGAACCCAAGAGGAGATGGGCGCCCTGGTGTCCTTCCTTGCCTCCGGCCGCGCGGCGCCGCTCACAGGCTCGTTCCTGCCCTTCGTGGGCGGCCTCATGGTCGGCACGTAG
- a CDS encoding cupredoxin domain-containing protein, with amino-acid sequence MIPTAAQAKVKTVYMGVPPSAQKTLNDKLNSDVNDFFPHSISVRVGQNVRFDPSGFHTVDFPTRGARQLPLISATGTKLSGVMDAAGNPFWFNGQDQLGFTPALGKMLYGKSVVYDGTKRVESGLPFANHPKPFTVRFTKTGDYTYYCDVHPGMKGVVHVKSARARVASVAADTKAIERQVSAAEKQAKRNAHTIPPTGVVYVGSSGPHGVETYSFFPSAVTVPIGTTLQFKMSPNSYDVHTATTGPGDPMRDSNSYLGKLAASINSPVFDPAAVYPSDPPPNLPSLTPAAHGNGFWNTGVMDTSPQTSRLNSSGSVRFDAPGTYEFYCLIHPFMHATVTVQ; translated from the coding sequence ATGATCCCGACGGCCGCCCAAGCGAAGGTCAAGACGGTGTATATGGGCGTGCCGCCGTCGGCTCAGAAGACGTTGAACGACAAGCTGAACTCGGACGTCAACGACTTCTTTCCCCATAGCATCTCGGTGCGCGTCGGACAGAACGTCCGGTTCGATCCGAGTGGGTTTCATACGGTTGACTTCCCCACCCGCGGCGCCCGTCAGCTGCCGTTGATCAGCGCGACGGGCACCAAGCTGTCGGGGGTTATGGACGCCGCCGGCAACCCGTTCTGGTTCAACGGCCAAGATCAGCTGGGATTCACACCCGCGCTGGGCAAGATGCTCTACGGCAAGAGTGTCGTCTACGACGGCACCAAGCGGGTTGAGAGCGGGCTGCCGTTCGCCAACCACCCGAAGCCCTTCACGGTCCGGTTCACCAAGACCGGCGACTACACCTACTACTGCGACGTCCACCCCGGGATGAAGGGCGTCGTTCACGTGAAATCGGCCAGGGCGAGGGTCGCGTCGGTCGCCGCGGATACGAAGGCGATCGAGCGTCAGGTCAGCGCCGCCGAAAAGCAGGCCAAGCGCAACGCCCACACGATCCCGCCCACTGGGGTCGTGTACGTCGGCAGCTCTGGCCCGCATGGCGTCGAGACATACTCGTTCTTCCCGAGCGCCGTCACGGTGCCGATCGGCACGACGCTGCAGTTCAAGATGAGCCCCAACTCCTACGACGTCCACACCGCGACGACCGGCCCTGGGGACCCCATGAGGGACAGCAACAGCTACCTGGGCAAGCTGGCCGCCTCGATCAACTCGCCGGTGTTCGATCCGGCCGCCGTGTACCCGAGCGACCCGCCGCCGAACTTGCCATCGCTGACGCCGGCAGCGCACGGCAACGGGTTCTGGAACACCGGCGTCATGGACACCAGCCCGCAGACGTCGCGCCTCAACAGCTCGGGCTCCGTGCGCTTTGACGCGCCCGGCACGTACGAGTTCTACTGCCTGATCCATCCCTTCATGCATGCGACGGTGACCGTGCAGTAG
- a CDS encoding glycoside hydrolase family 43 protein has translation MLLGVLRRQTASMRRLGLLLAALLLSAPTYSNPVIDGDHPDPSVVRVGAVFLASVTTSAWAPVFPLYRSRDLVNWRPIGSVLPVPPAWTNGKFWAPELAHEPGRYLAYWGAARRDGPPCIALSTAARPQGPWRYRGRVTCPPSGAIDAAPFRDVDGGRWLLWKQMGPGNGIRIQRLGRGGLRVRGPSVALVRPDTPWEQGVTEAPSLVWIGGRYLLFYAGGHCCRVPCSYGEGVAQAVSLLGPYVKDPANPILASGEDWACPGHGTVVGSGAGGLFLLHHAYRATDAQDLRRRVLLDPVGFGPDGWPVIGAGGISVSTADSPLGQPQQPAAGGFSDGFDSGLEPGWEWLFDARPDLSVVGGGLDERCTGALSFVARQVAGDRVAATTTVEPPMGDAAVGLAVNLGRGVRGVELRHGRVRSFVASPSGARTGRSVAVPARRRVQLTVTLAPGGHLATYVGDGVGGQRRVDAGPAASGAVPTRVALTCRGRGTARFLFARAHVG, from the coding sequence GTGCTGCTCGGCGTGTTGAGACGCCAGACTGCCTCGATGCGACGCTTGGGTCTGCTGCTCGCCGCGCTGCTGCTCTCCGCGCCGACGTACTCGAACCCGGTGATTGACGGTGATCATCCGGATCCCAGCGTCGTGCGCGTCGGGGCTGTGTTTCTGGCGAGCGTGACGACCAGCGCTTGGGCGCCGGTGTTTCCGCTGTATCGGTCGCGTGATCTCGTCAACTGGCGCCCGATCGGTTCGGTGCTGCCGGTGCCGCCGGCCTGGACCAATGGGAAGTTCTGGGCGCCGGAGTTGGCGCACGAGCCGGGTCGGTATCTGGCGTATTGGGGTGCCGCGCGGCGCGATGGGCCGCCGTGCATCGCGCTCAGCACGGCAGCCCGTCCGCAAGGGCCGTGGCGGTATCGCGGCCGGGTGACCTGTCCGCCCTCGGGGGCGATTGACGCTGCTCCGTTTCGCGACGTGGACGGCGGGCGGTGGTTGCTGTGGAAGCAGATGGGGCCGGGCAACGGCATTCGGATCCAGCGGCTGGGTCGTGGCGGCCTGCGTGTTCGCGGGCCGTCGGTTGCGCTGGTCAGGCCCGACACCCCGTGGGAGCAGGGCGTGACTGAGGCGCCGTCGCTGGTGTGGATCGGTGGACGCTATCTGCTGTTCTACGCCGGCGGGCATTGCTGCCGGGTCCCGTGCTCCTACGGGGAGGGTGTGGCGCAGGCCGTGTCGCTGCTCGGTCCCTATGTCAAGGATCCGGCCAATCCGATTCTTGCCAGCGGCGAGGATTGGGCGTGTCCCGGGCACGGAACCGTGGTGGGCAGCGGGGCCGGGGGGCTGTTCTTGCTGCACCACGCCTATAGGGCCACCGATGCCCAGGACCTCAGACGCCGCGTGCTGCTGGATCCCGTGGGCTTCGGACCCGACGGATGGCCGGTCATCGGCGCCGGCGGCATCTCGGTCTCGACTGCAGACAGCCCGCTGGGGCAGCCACAGCAGCCGGCGGCCGGCGGCTTCTCCGACGGATTCGACTCCGGCCTGGAGCCTGGGTGGGAGTGGCTCTTTGACGCTCGGCCCGATCTGTCGGTCGTCGGTGGGGGACTTGATGAGCGCTGCACCGGGGCCCTGAGCTTCGTCGCTCGGCAGGTGGCGGGCGACCGTGTCGCCGCAACGACCACCGTCGAGCCGCCGATGGGCGATGCGGCCGTCGGGCTTGCGGTCAATCTCGGCCGCGGGGTGCGCGGCGTCGAGCTGCGCCACGGGCGTGTGCGGTCGTTCGTGGCGTCGCCGTCCGGCGCAAGGACGGGCCGATCGGTGGCGGTGCCCGCCCGTCGGCGCGTGCAGTTGACGGTGACGCTCGCTCCTGGCGGCCACCTGGCCACCTACGTCGGTGACGGCGTCGGTGGCCAGCGGCGCGTCGATGCGGGTCCAGCCGCCAGCGGGGCGGTGCCCACGCGGGTGGCCCTCACCTGCCGCGGACGAGGCACGGCCAGGTTCCTCTTCGCCCGTGCACACGTCGGATGA
- a CDS encoding glycosyltransferase family 39 protein: protein MTTTLRLGHRRSRPRVDRLIAGRLPVFVALVGLMAWAVHARTRDLGAPLWIDEGISFGVAHHPLWAIPGVLRQDGAPPLFYMLLHVWTAVLGSTVRSGHVLSLLFAVLAIPAAFWATGGVFGRRAGVFAAVLVALDPFAATYAIEVRMYSMLLLMGLLATGAFLRAFVVAPGHRGWALGVAGALAAVMYTHNWGLFYVAAAGLVWLCLVAASGRPLRRQLMISGAIGFGGALVLFLPWLPIVVVQAQHTGAPWSHAPHWKSISTAFERLLGGRVPETVLLLFALAGCGQLLRADRYPAVRRAALATAGVALLTFAVAYAWSNLSSPAWALRYLVIVLAPVAIVIAAALSRAGPVAVAVLAVIFVGSWYGKPTHAAMAHKSNVAEVAQRLGPVLPAGVQVFSTQPEEVPVLHYYLPPSTRFATPLGRVADAGVMDWRDAMARLDRPEAATTFAQVLRRLRSGQQLLLVQPRFSAPSAPWTRRIRQLARRVQHDRLADPTVRVIDSVLPQHGFGRATVSALLLERQPASGQ from the coding sequence GTGACGACCACGCTGCGGCTCGGCCACCGGCGGTCACGCCCCCGGGTCGATCGCCTGATCGCTGGTCGGCTGCCGGTATTCGTCGCGCTTGTCGGGTTGATGGCCTGGGCCGTTCATGCCCGCACGCGTGATCTCGGTGCGCCGTTGTGGATCGATGAGGGGATCTCGTTCGGTGTGGCTCATCATCCGTTGTGGGCGATTCCGGGCGTGCTGCGCCAGGACGGCGCGCCACCGTTGTTCTACATGCTCCTTCATGTCTGGACCGCGGTGCTGGGCTCGACGGTCAGGTCAGGACATGTGCTGTCACTGCTGTTCGCGGTGCTGGCGATCCCAGCGGCGTTCTGGGCGACGGGCGGCGTATTCGGACGGCGGGCGGGAGTGTTTGCTGCGGTGTTGGTGGCGCTCGATCCGTTTGCCGCGACGTACGCGATTGAAGTTCGCATGTACTCCATGTTGTTGTTGATGGGGCTGCTCGCGACCGGCGCCTTCCTGCGCGCCTTCGTGGTCGCGCCCGGCCATCGGGGCTGGGCGCTGGGTGTCGCCGGGGCGTTGGCTGCGGTCATGTACACCCACAACTGGGGATTGTTCTATGTCGCGGCGGCTGGTCTGGTCTGGCTCTGTTTGGTGGCGGCGAGCGGCCGCCCGTTGCGCCGGCAGCTGATGATCTCGGGCGCGATCGGGTTCGGTGGCGCGCTCGTGCTGTTCCTGCCCTGGCTTCCCATTGTCGTCGTCCAGGCTCAGCACACCGGCGCGCCGTGGTCTCACGCGCCCCATTGGAAGTCGATCAGCACCGCCTTTGAGCGGCTGCTGGGTGGCCGCGTGCCGGAGACCGTGTTGCTGCTGTTTGCGTTGGCGGGCTGTGGCCAGCTGCTGCGTGCAGATCGGTACCCGGCGGTCCGGCGTGCGGCGCTGGCCACCGCGGGCGTGGCCCTGCTGACGTTCGCGGTCGCCTATGCCTGGTCGAACCTCTCCTCCCCGGCGTGGGCGTTGCGCTACCTCGTGATCGTCCTCGCGCCCGTGGCGATCGTGATCGCCGCGGCCCTGTCGCGCGCCGGACCGGTCGCCGTAGCGGTACTCGCCGTCATCTTCGTGGGCTCCTGGTATGGCAAGCCCACCCACGCTGCGATGGCGCACAAGAGCAATGTCGCCGAGGTCGCCCAGCGCCTGGGCCCGGTCTTGCCGGCCGGCGTCCAGGTGTTCTCCACGCAGCCCGAAGAGGTCCCTGTACTGCACTACTACCTGCCGCCAAGCACGCGCTTCGCGACTCCGCTGGGGCGCGTGGCCGATGCCGGGGTCATGGACTGGCGCGACGCGATGGCCAGGCTGGACCGGCCCGAGGCGGCTACGACGTTCGCGCAGGTGCTGCGACGTCTGCGGTCCGGCCAGCAGCTCCTGCTCGTGCAGCCGCGCTTCTCGGCCCCCAGCGCACCGTGGACGCGGCGCATCCGCCAGCTGGCCCGGCGGGTGCAGCACGACCGGCTCGCCGACCCGACCGTGCGGGTCATCGACTCGGTGCTCCCCCAGCATGGCTTTGGACGCGCGACGGTGTCGGCGTTGTTACTCGAGCGGCAGCCTGCGAGCGGCCAATGA
- a CDS encoding HAMP domain-containing sensor histidine kinase → MNPLAHFRGLRARLLAVVIAAVAGTVVVLTVGFNVVIAHRLHHEIAAVLDARAAAAQDTVRLVNRRVVLTSQSQPDSLDSKLWVFGPHAVSETRGDPRLGRAAAEMAASGTRRRNLAQPPTALLAVPVVSHGQRLGTLVVAASLAPYQHTRRIALAVSLALALFVLGAVAALSRWMLNAALRPVAQMTRSAAEWSAWDLDRRFDLGPPTDELSQLAATLDSLLGRLAAAMRHEQRLSAELSHELRTPLAKIAARAQLAAHEPETPEAVRADLEAITHTAGQMGVLLETLMAAARADPGPDSGRSELDEPIGRAVESCSVVAAHRKVTVGVHLASPCLQARVESALVERMLSPLVENAVLFARSSVDVRAARNGPYAEVRVVDDGPGIDAAELQDIFKPAHRGTAARMPGAHSGAGLGLALARRLARSAGGDISAQATGAGGCFTLSLPCP, encoded by the coding sequence ATGAACCCGCTGGCTCACTTCCGTGGCCTGCGAGCGCGACTGCTGGCCGTGGTCATCGCGGCGGTCGCGGGCACCGTCGTCGTCTTGACTGTCGGGTTCAACGTTGTCATCGCCCATCGGCTGCACCACGAGATCGCGGCGGTACTCGATGCCCGTGCGGCGGCAGCCCAGGACACCGTGAGATTGGTCAACCGGCGCGTCGTCCTGACCAGCCAGTCCCAGCCCGACTCATTGGACAGCAAGCTCTGGGTGTTCGGGCCACACGCCGTGTCCGAGACGCGAGGCGATCCACGGCTGGGGCGTGCGGCGGCGGAGATGGCGGCCTCCGGGACCCGCAGGCGAAATCTCGCGCAGCCTCCGACGGCACTGCTGGCGGTACCCGTTGTGTCCCATGGGCAGCGTCTGGGGACGTTGGTGGTCGCCGCCTCCTTGGCGCCGTACCAGCACACGCGGCGCATCGCGTTGGCGGTGTCACTGGCTCTGGCGCTCTTCGTGCTGGGTGCAGTGGCGGCGCTCAGTCGCTGGATGCTCAACGCTGCCTTGCGGCCCGTGGCGCAGATGACGCGTTCGGCCGCCGAATGGAGCGCCTGGGACCTCGATCGGCGGTTCGATCTCGGGCCTCCGACCGATGAGCTCAGCCAGCTGGCGGCGACGCTGGACAGCTTGCTGGGCCGGCTTGCAGCCGCCATGCGTCATGAGCAGCGACTCTCGGCTGAGCTATCTCATGAGCTACGCACACCGCTTGCCAAGATTGCGGCCCGCGCCCAGTTGGCGGCGCACGAGCCGGAGACGCCTGAAGCCGTCCGCGCCGACCTCGAGGCCATCACGCATACCGCGGGTCAGATGGGCGTCCTGCTCGAGACCCTGATGGCAGCCGCGCGAGCGGATCCCGGGCCAGATAGCGGCCGGTCAGAACTCGACGAACCCATCGGCCGAGCTGTCGAGAGCTGTAGCGTTGTCGCTGCGCATCGCAAGGTCACCGTTGGTGTTCATCTCGCGTCGCCGTGCCTGCAGGCGCGTGTTGAGTCGGCGCTGGTGGAACGCATGCTCTCGCCGCTTGTCGAGAACGCCGTGCTGTTCGCCCGTAGCTCGGTTGACGTCCGGGCCGCAAGGAATGGCCCATACGCCGAGGTACGAGTCGTCGACGACGGTCCCGGCATCGACGCCGCGGAGCTGCAGGACATCTTCAAACCAGCCCATCGCGGAACCGCAGCCCGGATGCCCGGCGCTCACAGCGGTGCCGGTCTCGGCCTCGCGCTGGCTCGACGACTGGCGCGTTCGGCCGGCGGAGACATCAGCGCCCAGGCGACGGGGGCAGGAGGTTGCTTCACCTTGAGCCTTCCATGTCCCTGA
- a CDS encoding response regulator transcription factor: MSRRILIVEDDTELRALIVRALRGAELAIDEASTGAQALRRVDEHRYDALVLDIGLPDTDGRDLCQALRAGGVEAPVLFLTARGAVVDRIAGFSAGGDDYLVKPFDIAELAARVAALLRRGSYPRDVGVGRLVLDPLTFAMNTGKEAVTLTPTEFRLLAFLASHVGVAVRRHELARAAWPYGGIIHDNTLDVHVSRIRRKLAPLPGAPVVDTVRGVGYILR, encoded by the coding sequence ATGAGCCGGCGCATCCTGATCGTCGAAGATGACACAGAGCTGCGAGCGTTGATCGTGCGCGCGCTGCGGGGTGCCGAGCTGGCCATCGACGAGGCCTCGACGGGGGCGCAGGCGCTCAGGCGGGTTGACGAGCATCGCTACGACGCGCTGGTCCTGGACATCGGCTTGCCGGATACCGACGGCCGCGACCTCTGCCAGGCCCTCCGCGCCGGAGGAGTCGAGGCGCCGGTGCTGTTCCTCACCGCTCGTGGCGCGGTCGTTGACCGGATTGCCGGCTTCAGTGCGGGCGGAGACGACTATCTCGTCAAGCCCTTTGACATCGCCGAGCTCGCCGCGCGTGTCGCGGCGCTGTTGCGCCGGGGGTCGTACCCACGCGATGTCGGGGTCGGACGGCTCGTGCTCGATCCGTTGACGTTCGCGATGAACACCGGGAAGGAGGCCGTCACGCTCACGCCGACCGAGTTCCGTCTGCTGGCCTTCTTGGCTTCGCACGTAGGCGTGGCCGTTCGGCGGCACGAGCTGGCCCGGGCGGCTTGGCCCTATGGGGGAATCATCCACGACAACACCTTGGACGTCCACGTCAGTCGCATTCGGCGAAAGCTCGCTCCGTTGCCCGGCGCACCTGTGGTCGACACGGTTCGCGGCGTCGGCTACATCCTGCGATGA
- a CDS encoding metallophosphoesterase family protein — protein MLGLVLGLAIAAIIAELSHGQTPAPRPTGRQTASDTTIWAVGDAGPAGDDAIARLIARSGAGNVLFLGDVYHQGNQQAFARYARTYGRLAAITSATVGDQDVRDIADGYQAYWHIVLEGPPAPWYALSVGTWQVLSLDSEAAHTPGSSQLSWLSTQLARPGTCRLAFWHRPRFSADAQHGDQTDIAPIWNLLRSHAAIVVAAHARNMQRFKPIDGITEFISGAGGAPLTSSRPDARLAYADAHAYGALRLTLHDDSADYAFVATDGTTLDHGTIPCRP, from the coding sequence GTGCTCGGACTCGTCCTGGGGCTCGCGATCGCCGCGATCATCGCAGAGCTCAGCCACGGGCAGACGCCGGCTCCACGCCCAACAGGGCGGCAGACCGCGAGTGACACCACGATCTGGGCGGTCGGCGACGCCGGACCAGCCGGCGACGACGCGATCGCTCGCCTCATCGCCCGCAGCGGCGCCGGCAACGTGTTGTTCCTCGGCGACGTCTACCACCAAGGCAACCAACAGGCCTTCGCTCGCTACGCGCGGACATACGGACGGTTGGCGGCCATCACCTCGGCGACGGTCGGCGACCAGGATGTCCGCGACATCGCGGACGGCTATCAGGCCTACTGGCACATCGTGCTCGAGGGGCCGCCGGCCCCGTGGTACGCCCTTTCCGTCGGCACGTGGCAAGTTCTCAGCCTGGACTCCGAAGCTGCCCACACCCCCGGATCCAGTCAGCTGAGCTGGCTCAGCACGCAACTCGCTCGGCCGGGCACCTGCCGCCTCGCCTTCTGGCATCGCCCACGCTTCAGCGCCGACGCCCAACACGGCGATCAAACGGACATAGCCCCGATCTGGAACCTCCTGCGCAGCCACGCTGCCATCGTCGTCGCCGCCCACGCCCGCAACATGCAACGGTTCAAACCGATCGACGGCATCACCGAGTTCATCTCCGGCGCCGGCGGCGCACCCCTCACGAGCAGCAGACCAGACGCCCGCCTGGCCTATGCAGACGCCCACGCGTACGGCGCTCTCCGGCTCACACTCCACGACGACAGCGCGGACTACGCCTTCGTCGCAACAGACGGCACGACCCTGGATCACGGCACCATTCCATGCCGCCCATGA